AAGGAAGTTAAACTTCATTCAATTGTGGTACATGAAACAGATACGGGATATGCCGAATGTTTCAGGGAAGATGCGTATAATTTTAAAGGAATGGGTGAAATAAAACTTGAAGATATTGTTTTTAGTGACAGAATAAAAGAAGAATGGAACGACTCGAGGTTATGGGATAAACTTTTAAGAGAAGAAAAACTTACTCCTCCAAAAGAAATTTAATCAAAACACCCTTTTGTTTTTTAAATCATCAATAAGGTGTTTTATGTCTAAACTTGACAGAAAACGACTAAAGTATTATAATTATAAAAAACTAAAGGAGATTAAATTGATTACTGAACTTAGAATGAGCCAATTATTAAACACATTGGTATTTGAAACATTGGGACAACCAGAAAAAGAAAGAGAATTTAAGATAAAATCGCTTAAAAAATGGGGATTTGATTTGGTGTTTGGAAAAAAAGACGGAGTTGAGACATATTTCGCCGCGTCTGAAAAACAGGCGGGGGATAAATATACCGAAAACGATGTAGAACATGAAGTAATTGAAGTGTTAAAAGAACTTCCTAAAAACAAAAAAATGTTTGCAAAAATTGAAATGATTGAAGGTAGGGCATATTTATACGTATATTTAAGAGAAGACGATATTGATACGCCTGTACTTCATGTACCGGCAGGAGAGCTTTTAATTGCGTTTTTGAAAAAACACAAATTCGTTCATATCATTGAAGCTATCAGAAATATCGGAAGTGCTGCAAGTCTTGTTAAAAAGCACGGGGATGAAGGTAAACCGCTTCCGTTTGAAGAACTGCCTCCGGTACCGAGAAGATTTTTAAGAGATGCTAAGAAAATTGAAAAAGAGATGGGGTTCGGAAGGGTTGCTCTTGCGTATTTCGGTGAGAATAAAAGCGGTGATGCGAGATACTGGATGGAATGGATGGTTCCGACAATTGCATTATTTGATGAGAAAATCAGTGAAAAAATAGACAAAGCCCTGGCTGAATTCAAATAAGGAGTCGGTATGCTAATATTCTGGAGCGGTACGTCTTTTGAAAAAAACGGATTTTTAGAAGACGATAACGGTAAGTTTTTACCGAGAAACGCAATACTTGAAGCACTTGAGAGTGCTGCTCTTTTTTATTACATTAAAAAAGACAAAGAAATTGAAAATCTTGTTAAAAAATACTTGACAGATAAGCCTAAAATAAAAGAAATAAGCAAGGAAATTAAAAAAATAGTATTTAAAAAATACCCTGTTTTAGAGGGAATTGAAATTCCTGAAAAGATTTATTTGCCTAAAGAGAATATTTCAAAAGAACTTGTTAAGGTTTTCGATCTTGAAAAAAAAGAGTTTACTGAGAGCTTTAAAATGGAAATATTCAAAGGTGTGCTTGAAGATGTGCATCTAAAAAGCGAAAATATTGAAAAAATTAAAACGGCTTGTAAATCATACGCAAGGGCACTTGCTGAATATGAACACAAAGAGCTTAAAGGCAGCGAATTTGAAGATTTGATTGTAGAGATTCAAAACAGTATCGCAAACGAATGGGAAATCCCAATCAGGGTAGGGCACTGGACGAATACGCCTTATAAAGGGGATTTGCTCTTTTTCTGGAGAATTAAGGAAGTGAGAGAATATCTGATTAAAGAGCTTGATATTGACATAAGACCAAAAGATGTGCTATATTTACCGCGTACAAATGAATTCCTCGGATGGGGAGAAATAAAGGATTAATATGAGTATAAAAGTAGCGGTACCTGTTGAGGGTGAAAATTTGGTAATAGTAACAAGAACGGGGAGGGCTCCGTATTTTGCAATATATGAATTTGACGGAAATGAGTTTAAACTTTTAGGATTTAACGAAAACACTCATGCGGGAGAGCATGAGCATGAACACGGGCATGATCATCAGGAAGATCATACTGCGGATGAGGTTGAACATCATCATAAGCACGTTAAAGCCAGCAAAGTTGACGACTGTGATTACATCGTGGTAAGAGCGGTGGGACCAAATATGAAAGACGCACTTGAAATGGCTGGTGTGAAAATTATAAAAGTAAGTAAAAAAGATGGTGAGACGGCACCTGAAGTGCTTGAAAAAATCAAGGAGCAGCTCAAATGAGAGTGGTAATTCCAACTTCGACACCTGATGGGCTTTTGGCTAAAAGGGGTGCGCATTTCGGAAAAGCTCCTTTTTATATTGTTGTGGATATTGAAGACGGAGAAGTTAAAGAAGTAAATGCCGTACAAAACCCAGGACACGCCGGAGGTGCGTGCGGTAATGCGGTTAGCAATATACAAAGTCTCGGTACAGATGCTTTGATTGTTGCAGGAATTGGAGGTAGACCTCTTGAAGGGTTTAAACAGGTTGGTATTAAAGTATATTTTGATAATGTATCTCCAACTGTGGAAGAAGCAATTGATAAGTTTATAAAAGGCGAAATTGAAGAGATCAGACCTGAAAATGCGTGCGGAGTGCACTAAAGAGTCTGTCTTTAATCTCTTCTTTTGTTTTTACAAACTCTTCGTATTTTTTACCGTCCGGATCAACAAAGGGAATATGTATAGTTTTGGTTCCCGGAATTATAGGGCATTCTTTTGCGGCATTGTCACATACCGTGACTGCCAGATCAAAAGGAGCCTCATTCAAAACTTCTTCAATCGTTTTTGAATGATATTTATCTTTCCATGCGTTTTCTTCAATTAATACTTTTTTTGCATTCGGATTAACCCTGCCGCTTGGTTTGCTTCCAGCACTATAGGCTTTAATACTTGGAAAGTATTTGTTTATAAGCCCTTCTGCCATGATTGAACGGCAGCTGTTTCCTGTGCATAATATTAAAACTTTTTTCATAATTATCCTTCAGACAGTTTTAAAAGAATAATATAAAAAATTATGAAAAATTCACAGTGGAATATGTTTTTTTTCTTGAAATATAAAATAAATTTGGTATAATTTCAGTCCACTCATATGGAGAGGTGGGTGAGTGGCTGAAACCGGCGCCCTGCTAAGGCGTTGTACCCAATCCGGGTACCGCGGGTTCGAATCCCGCCCTCTCCGCCATTTAAATTCCTTTATTTTAGTGTCTGTCACCAATAAAGTATATTTGTCTCATTCTTCTCACACTGTGTTTTTATAAAAAAATTATATGTTATAGTTATATAAAAAAAGGCAGGTAATGTTCAGAGAAATTTTGTTTGATACTATATCTTTACTTACTATTTTAAATCCGATTGCTGCAGCTGCCATAATGCTTTCATTAGTTAGATATTCTGAAATAAAAACTGTTTCATTAAAGACGTCTTTTGCGGTGTTCATTGCTTCTGTGGTAACAATGGTTGCAGGCGGTATGATACTTAAATTTTTTGGAATCAATATACCGTCTATTAAAGCTATCGGTGGAGTTGTATTGCTTATAATTGCACTTAATATGATACAAGGTAAAGAAATTGCACCTACAAATACGACTAAAGATGAACATAACGCAGCTGAAGAAAAAGATGACGTTGCTATTATTCCTTTGGCAATTCCGATTTTATTCGGTCCGGGTGTAATAACTACAATCATTGTCTTAAGTGAAAAACATACTACTTTTAAAGGAAAAATAGTTCTGTTAATTGCGATTATGCTATCTTCTTTCTTAACATATCTTACATTACGAAACGGAGCAATTATTTCTAAATATTTGGGAATTAACGGTCTAAAAATCGTCACCAGGATAATGGGTCTTATTATAGGTGCCATATCGTTTTTATTTTTAATAGGAGGGATAAAAGCTCTTTGGTATTCATGAATTTGAAGTATGTTATAATATTAAAGAATGCGCTGTTACCGCATAAATAAAAAGGAGAATGAATGAAAAAGGTTTTTATAGGATTATCATTTGCAGTTGCATCTTTGATTGCTGCAAATCAATACGAAGCAGGAATAGGGGTGGGGAGAAATTATGTTGATAATTCTCAGATAGAAAATTATAATTTTTTGAATTTAAGAATAGGAAAATATTTACCAAAAAATCATATTTTAAGGATTGAACTTGAAAGAAGTGAAAAAATTTTAGACAACAAAGAAAATTTAACCAGAGTATTGTTAAATGTGGAACATTATTTTTCAATTGAAAACAGTAAATTAACCCCATATGCATTTATTGGTGCTGGAT
This genomic interval from Nautilia profundicola AmH contains the following:
- a CDS encoding TIGR00703 family protein produces the protein MITELRMSQLLNTLVFETLGQPEKEREFKIKSLKKWGFDLVFGKKDGVETYFAASEKQAGDKYTENDVEHEVIEVLKELPKNKKMFAKIEMIEGRAYLYVYLREDDIDTPVLHVPAGELLIAFLKKHKFVHIIEAIRNIGSAASLVKKHGDEGKPLPFEELPPVPRRFLRDAKKIEKEMGFGRVALAYFGENKSGDARYWMEWMVPTIALFDEKISEKIDKALAEFK
- a CDS encoding NifB/NifX family molybdenum-iron cluster-binding protein, giving the protein MSIKVAVPVEGENLVIVTRTGRAPYFAIYEFDGNEFKLLGFNENTHAGEHEHEHGHDHQEDHTADEVEHHHKHVKASKVDDCDYIVVRAVGPNMKDALEMAGVKIIKVSKKDGETAPEVLEKIKEQLK
- a CDS encoding NifB/NifX family molybdenum-iron cluster-binding protein, with translation MRVVIPTSTPDGLLAKRGAHFGKAPFYIVVDIEDGEVKEVNAVQNPGHAGGACGNAVSNIQSLGTDALIVAGIGGRPLEGFKQVGIKVYFDNVSPTVEEAIDKFIKGEIEEIRPENACGVH
- a CDS encoding arsenate reductase ArsC, which codes for MKKVLILCTGNSCRSIMAEGLINKYFPSIKAYSAGSKPSGRVNPNAKKVLIEENAWKDKYHSKTIEEVLNEAPFDLAVTVCDNAAKECPIIPGTKTIHIPFVDPDGKKYEEFVKTKEEIKDRLFSALRTHFQV
- a CDS encoding MarC family protein, producing the protein MFREILFDTISLLTILNPIAAAAIMLSLVRYSEIKTVSLKTSFAVFIASVVTMVAGGMILKFFGINIPSIKAIGGVVLLIIALNMIQGKEIAPTNTTKDEHNAAEEKDDVAIIPLAIPILFGPGVITTIIVLSEKHTTFKGKIVLLIAIMLSSFLTYLTLRNGAIISKYLGINGLKIVTRIMGLIIGAISFLFLIGGIKALWYS